The Populus nigra chromosome 4, ddPopNigr1.1, whole genome shotgun sequence genome contains the following window.
AAACTTGCAGGCCAAAGAGCAACACTTATGTAATAATTGACAACGGTTGTTTTCAATTGGGATTTGCTTGGTTTTGTCTTTCTTCTTTGTATCCATTCACTCGAGTCAAGAGCAAGGATATACCTGAGAGTGAGACATGTTTGATGGGAAAGGACCGGGAGGAGGAGCGAGGAGGATGGCAAGGCAAGGCAGAGAAGCGAGTAGTTCTGATGGCAGTGGCCACCATGGAGGAAGATGCTGCCGCCGCAATCATCGTCGATGCCATTTGGATTTTCTATGTGTGGTTCTCTTGCTTCCTATCCTCTGTTTCTTCACTTTCTCTTGCGTttgttttactttatttttctattcgcttttcttcaatttttttgcgtttaattgtttatttatctAGGGATGATATTTTTCGTGCTGCGTCAAAGTTAGCTGATGACACGTGGATTTGGTGTGCCTTTTATCGGTTGATTCCCTATCTGAAAATCCACGTTTATGGCGCGCGCTCTCTAACACGTGGCTGGTTCTATTGTGTGAGGGCGGCGGGCACTCCGTCCATTATTAGCATAAGTGAGAAATTAAAACAGTGAGaaacagtaaaaataaaaaaaacatcattgcattaaaacaagaaaaataaaccagcttttgttttttctctctacaACGATCAACCCCAACCAGAGTTTTCAAGCACATCTTTCCCTTGATGATGATGGTTTTGACGAGTCTATTTTGGAGGAAATTGATGCTATTTGTGAGCAGAAGTCTTTGTGAAAGTGGTGAAGAAAAGTCTGAATATGAATTTTTGCAGGGCTTGAATGGTATAACTGGTGGAGATAAGATGTTtagagaaaggaaagagaggATATGAGAGAGAAGAGATGAAGGGAGAGgtaaaaatcttatattttagtCATCTGCTCTGTTTTTTTAGTCTTAACAACCAACTTGAATCCAAGTCCACCATTACCAATGGAGTCCAGATCCAACAATTAATAAGCCTCCATCAAACTTACAAGTCAAATTTGAGCAATTCATGGAGCATTCAAAGTTGACTGGTGATTTTGATGACTCATCACAAACCATTCATTCCtgcaacaaaattataaaaaacaaacgcaGCAAGTTGAGGAGAGTTAGGGCTCAGCTTTGACTGGGTCTTGATCATGGAAACAAATTCTTTGCCATGGAGTTTTTGGGCTTCAAAACCAAAGAAGTCATCCAGTCagcaccaacaaaaaaaatagtgcGATGCAATAGAGCCattgaagaattaatttggTGGTTTTAGGGTTcgtgaaattgaaaaatcatgGTAATTCTGGGTGGGTTTcataagagaaaaggaaagagaattCTAGTAGTGCAGACTCATCAAAACATGTTGAGAAGCGCAAATTTGGGTTGAAGTGATTAAACAAATTGATTGAAATACTAGATTAGGTCTTGATTTGGGTTTAGGATTGTGTTCTTGacgagaaaagagagaaatctTGTTTAAAGTTcgacttttttttcaattgatctgttgtttgtttattttataatgtattaTATATGAtggtagatttgtttttttttttaatttaaaaattattttaatctaaataagaactataattttttttaaataaagatatgagaaaaaataacgAAATAATTATtcacttaaacaaaataaaactagctacaagattttaatttttaaaaaacaaaattcaaaagtttttaagTGCAGTTTTACTTATTTAGTTGTGATTTAAGACTTTTGGATCAGGTCGGTATTAGATTTAGAACACTCAAGAGTTAAGCCAACTGCATATTTGAGATGTCTAAGGGTTGGACCGATCAAAATCAAAGATGCTAGAGATAAGCTACAagtatgttatatttttttttaatatatagttttaatatattttgaagaatAGCCTGGTTTTTCTTTGgtctctttttaaatattttttaaaaaataatttttttatcagttatATTATTCGATATTAAGTTATTAGgtcttaaatttcatgatttattatgattttttttgtggggtTATACCTATCTTATATCTATGTTAGGGATGTTTGAGAGTAAGTTTCAActtgctttttataaaaaattgaatttttttattatttttggattattttgaagtgccgatgtgaattttttttaaataattattttgatgcttttCCGAGCAAAaggtattttgaaaaacaaccgccaCCACAGTCTCAATTATCTTTTTAGTagagttaactcaggttgacttgaattgtttttttcaattatttttttttttcaattttatcatttaacattaaattattgcctcttgagctttgtgatttttttcatatgactTTTATGCACGGTTATCCCGGTTGCGGGTTAGTTAAGTTAACATATATTggctcaggttttttttattgatttaactttgatctttttaaaaaaatatttaattttttaatcctgATCTCATATCGTACTTGGTGGGTTAGTAGAGTTAACCCCGgttgatttgtgtttttttcttcaacgtttctttttttgaaattgatttttttccttattttcacCCTTTGACACTAGGTTATTGAGTTTTAAgctttgtaatttctttttatttttttttcctataaggaTATCCCGATTTTATATCATGAGTCACATGCTGGTTAAGGTAACATGGATTGACTTTATCATTATCtagacatttttatttatttttaggaaaAACTTGATTTGGCTCATAGCGTAACGCGGACTACCACTCTAGTTACTACTATTTAgggtttaaatttcaaatagcatcatagaaaatatttttataaatacagtGATTCGAGCATGAATTATTTATAATCCAAAGTTGGGACTAAATGCATTTTGCCCACAATAAggcaaaaaaagaaatgcatggtcatgcacaaaaaaaaataaaaaatacaattggaCCGTTCTATGTCATGTATAAACCACCACACAAATAGGTCGTGGTTCTGTGTTTCATAGCTTCTAATCATGCTGGCTATGAAcaatcaaaatctaattttagaaGTGTACGAGATTCCATCCTTTCTTGAGGGACTAATCCCGCCTAAAACCTCGTTGGCATTGTTTGTCATGACTAAACCTTTAACCTTTTATTCTTAAACAACCAATCCAGTTGACCAGGCATCtcacaaaaaaaactgaaaagaaatcGAAAAGTGACCATAAAACAACACAGAAGGATCCTTCCTTTCTGGTGCCAGTCTAACCTGGCACCCCCATGATAACACTGCTGCATTTTCTCCTGGCCCCCAATCTCATCCTAGCTACTACTTCCAACAACATCACGACAAACCATTGAAGAATTCAGAGTTTATTTCTATGTTTTCCTTATCTCATCGCGAAGccactttcctttttttaattcaaggtgATTTTGGTTTACCTTCTCAATGCGCACATTGCCTTTTATTATTCTTTAGTATTTCTTTGGGTTCATAGTGCGCTATTTAGTATCGGTGCAAAGGTCGATCTCTAGTGTGAAATTAAGAAAGTCAAGCATTGATCTTTATCTGTTTGAGCATTCATTAATTGGTGGATTATTATCTTGGGGAATTCAACATGTAAATCAGGAGGCTTGGAGGCTTAAAGGCATGCGCAATCTTGATGGGGCGAAACAGAAGCGGGCACATCATCACCACCTATGTGATCTTTCCTCTGCTCTTGTTATTATTTTCACCTGTTCATGGCTTAACAAGCTATGACCCGGAGTCTTTAGATGCATTGATTCACAAACACGCAATGAAGGCACAAGCAAAGAAACGTACAGGCACTTCATTACAAGTCTCTCTCCCTGCTAATTTCTCTGGAATCGAAGTCTCAATTGTTAGGCTAAGAAGTGGTCATTTCTGGGAAAGAGGAGTCAATTTCAGTTCTTTTTATATCCCGCCAAGGGTTCTTCCATTCCCATTTGTGAAGAGACTATCTATAGTATACCAGAACTTGGGGAATTGGTCTACTCGTTATTACAAGGTGCCTGATTATTCATTAGTTGCTCCTGTTGTTGGCTTCATGGCTTACGATGCTTCAAATTTAAGTGCACGGGGTGAAGCACTCAAGTTTAGCATTCTGGGTGACCCCATTTTGATCAGCTTTCCTAACCTTGAGATAAAAGGTAAGCTTGAGACATTGAAATGCGTCAAACTTGGTCCAGATGGATTTGTCCAATTCAGGAACATAACCAAGGGAAACACCTGCATCACACAAGGTGATGGTCATTTTTCACTAGCTGTTCAAAATCCTGAAGTAGAGAA
Protein-coding sequences here:
- the LOC133693006 gene encoding uncharacterized protein LOC133693006, with amino-acid sequence MGRNRSGHIITTYVIFPLLLLLFSPVHGLTSYDPESLDALIHKHAMKAQAKKRTGTSLQVSLPANFSGIEVSIVRLRSGHFWERGVNFSSFYIPPRVLPFPFVKRLSIVYQNLGNWSTRYYKVPDYSLVAPVVGFMAYDASNLSARGEALKFSILGDPILISFPNLEIKGKLETLKCVKLGPDGFVQFRNITKGNTCITQGDGHFSLAVQNPEVEKNIRVWKWYVVGFGAGFFALVLSGVIGYTTFKLVRSKKLRGMEAESENGVALDATSVGRSKMPSASMVRTQPTLEQDYVP